One genomic window of Stigmatella ashevillena includes the following:
- the carB gene encoding carbamoyl-phosphate synthase large subunit, translated as MPKRSDIRKVLVIGSGPIIIGQAVEFDYSGTQAIKALRDEGVEVVLLNSNPATVMTDPEFAHRTYIEPISVESAEKIIAAERPDSLLPTMGGQTALNLAKALAEQGILEKYGVRLIGASLDAINKAEDRQLFKAAMQKIGVALPKSGYARTIDEALALVDELGFPAIIRPSFTLGGTGGGIAYNREEYEAICRSGLKASPTSTILVEESVLGWKEYELEVVRDSADNVIIVCSIENLDPMGVHTGDSITVAPSQTLTDREYQRMRQASLAIIREIGVETGGSNIQFGIHPRDGRMVVIEMNPRVSRSSALASKATGYPIAKVAAKLALGYTLDELRNDITRDTPASFEPTIDYVVVKIPRFAFEKFPKANRTLTTSMRSVGEVMAMGRTFSEAYMKALRSMELGRLELEAPDLPTEKEEREKVLREALRVPRPERPWYVAQAFREGLSVEQVHELSAIDPWFLRKIESLVQRAQSLQEFGRLDQIPDEVLREAKANGFSDKYLGQLLGYPETEVRAHRHARGIRPVYKRVDTCAAEFEAYTPYLYSTYEEEDEAPPTDRQKVLILGSGPIRIGQGIEFDYCCVHAAFALREAGYETVMVNCNPETVSTDYDTSDRLYFEPLTIEDVLEVSQREKPIGAIVQFGGQTPLKLSVPLEKGGLPILGTSPDAIDRAEDRERFAALIEKLGLTQPENGVARSHDEAFRIAERIGYPVMVRPSYVLGGRAMESVYDASSLERYMREAVSASPEHPVLIDRFLKDATEVDMDLVVDRTGAVLVGGVLEHIQEAGVHSGDAAATLPPHSLSPDLVERMKDQAISLARELKVVGLMNVQFAIQGKTIYILEVNPRASRTVPFISKATGVPLAKLAALCMVGKTLAELGHTQEPEFKHVAVKESVFPFARFSGVDVILGPEMKSTGEVMGLADDYPSAFAKSQLAAGVKLPRAGRVFISVKDEDKPAVVDLARRLRSMGFELVATSGTHAYLAKKGIEAQQVQKVKEGRPNIVDKIVDGAIVLVINTTFGKQEIADSFSIRREALMHGIPYYTTVQQARMVVGALEALRRSELSVKPLQDYLRISRSSDRP; from the coding sequence ATGCCCAAACGAAGTGATATCCGCAAGGTTCTCGTCATTGGCTCGGGCCCGATCATCATTGGGCAAGCCGTGGAGTTCGATTACTCCGGTACCCAGGCCATCAAGGCACTGAGGGACGAAGGAGTAGAGGTGGTGTTGCTCAACAGCAACCCCGCCACGGTGATGACGGACCCCGAGTTCGCTCACCGCACGTACATCGAGCCCATCTCCGTGGAGTCCGCCGAGAAGATCATCGCCGCCGAGCGGCCGGACTCCCTGCTGCCCACCATGGGTGGGCAGACGGCGCTCAACCTCGCCAAGGCACTGGCCGAGCAGGGCATCCTGGAAAAGTACGGGGTGAGGCTGATCGGCGCCTCGCTGGACGCCATCAACAAGGCCGAGGATCGCCAGCTCTTCAAGGCGGCCATGCAGAAGATCGGCGTGGCGCTGCCCAAGAGTGGCTACGCGAGGACGATCGACGAGGCCCTGGCGCTCGTGGATGAGCTGGGCTTTCCGGCCATCATCCGCCCTTCGTTCACGCTGGGTGGCACCGGCGGCGGCATCGCCTACAACCGGGAGGAGTACGAGGCGATCTGCCGCTCGGGCCTCAAGGCGAGCCCCACCTCCACCATCCTGGTCGAGGAGAGCGTGCTGGGCTGGAAGGAGTACGAGCTGGAGGTGGTCCGCGACTCGGCGGACAACGTCATCATCGTCTGCTCCATCGAGAACCTGGATCCGATGGGGGTTCACACAGGTGACTCCATCACCGTGGCCCCCTCGCAGACGCTCACGGACCGCGAGTACCAGCGGATGCGGCAGGCGTCGCTCGCCATCATCCGAGAGATTGGCGTCGAGACGGGCGGCTCCAACATCCAGTTTGGCATCCACCCGCGCGATGGGCGCATGGTGGTCATCGAGATGAACCCGCGGGTGTCGCGCTCCAGCGCGCTGGCCTCCAAGGCCACCGGGTACCCCATCGCGAAGGTCGCCGCCAAGCTGGCGCTGGGCTACACGCTGGACGAGCTGCGCAACGACATCACCCGCGATACGCCGGCCTCGTTCGAGCCCACCATCGACTATGTGGTGGTGAAGATTCCCCGCTTTGCCTTCGAGAAGTTCCCCAAGGCCAACCGGACGCTCACCACGAGCATGCGCTCGGTGGGCGAGGTGATGGCCATGGGCCGCACCTTCTCCGAGGCCTACATGAAGGCGCTGCGCTCGATGGAGCTGGGGCGGCTGGAGCTGGAAGCCCCGGATCTGCCCACGGAGAAGGAAGAGCGCGAGAAGGTGCTGCGCGAGGCCCTCCGGGTGCCGCGCCCCGAGCGCCCCTGGTACGTGGCGCAGGCCTTCCGCGAGGGCCTCTCGGTGGAGCAGGTGCACGAGCTGTCGGCCATCGATCCCTGGTTCCTGCGGAAGATCGAAAGCCTGGTGCAGCGGGCGCAGTCGCTCCAGGAGTTCGGCCGACTGGATCAGATTCCCGACGAGGTGCTGCGCGAAGCCAAGGCGAACGGCTTCTCGGACAAGTACCTGGGGCAGCTTCTGGGCTACCCGGAGACGGAGGTGCGCGCGCACCGGCACGCCCGGGGCATCCGGCCCGTGTACAAGCGCGTGGACACGTGCGCCGCGGAGTTCGAGGCGTACACGCCCTACCTGTACTCCACCTACGAGGAGGAGGACGAGGCGCCCCCCACGGATCGCCAGAAGGTGCTCATCCTGGGCAGTGGACCCATCCGCATCGGCCAGGGCATCGAGTTCGACTACTGCTGCGTGCACGCCGCGTTCGCGCTGCGCGAGGCGGGGTACGAGACGGTGATGGTCAACTGCAACCCGGAGACGGTGTCCACTGACTACGACACCTCGGACCGCCTGTACTTCGAGCCGCTGACCATCGAGGACGTGCTGGAGGTGTCCCAGCGCGAGAAGCCCATTGGTGCCATCGTCCAGTTCGGCGGGCAGACGCCGCTGAAGCTGAGCGTGCCGCTGGAGAAGGGCGGCCTGCCCATCCTGGGCACCTCCCCGGACGCCATCGACCGGGCGGAGGACCGTGAGCGCTTCGCGGCCCTCATCGAGAAGCTGGGGCTCACGCAGCCGGAGAATGGCGTGGCGCGCAGCCATGATGAGGCGTTCCGGATCGCCGAGCGCATCGGCTACCCGGTGATGGTGCGCCCCTCCTACGTGCTGGGCGGCCGGGCGATGGAGTCGGTGTACGACGCCTCCAGCCTGGAGCGGTACATGCGCGAGGCGGTGAGTGCCTCGCCCGAGCACCCGGTGCTGATCGACCGCTTCCTGAAGGATGCCACCGAGGTCGACATGGACCTTGTGGTGGACCGGACGGGGGCCGTGCTGGTGGGCGGGGTGCTGGAGCACATCCAGGAGGCGGGCGTGCACTCGGGAGATGCCGCGGCGACGCTGCCGCCGCACTCGCTCTCGCCGGACCTGGTGGAGCGGATGAAGGACCAGGCCATCTCCCTGGCGCGCGAGCTCAAGGTGGTCGGGCTGATGAACGTGCAGTTCGCCATCCAGGGCAAGACCATCTACATCCTGGAGGTGAACCCCCGTGCCAGCCGCACCGTGCCGTTCATCTCCAAGGCCACCGGCGTGCCGCTGGCGAAGCTGGCGGCGCTGTGCATGGTGGGCAAGACGCTGGCGGAGCTGGGCCACACGCAGGAGCCCGAGTTCAAGCACGTGGCGGTGAAGGAGTCCGTGTTCCCGTTCGCCCGCTTCTCGGGGGTGGACGTCATCCTCGGGCCCGAGATGAAGTCCACGGGCGAGGTGATGGGGCTGGCGGATGACTACCCCTCGGCCTTCGCCAAGAGCCAACTGGCCGCCGGGGTGAAGCTGCCGCGCGCGGGCCGCGTGTTCATCTCCGTGAAGGACGAGGACAAGCCCGCGGTGGTGGACCTTGCCCGGCGCCTGCGGTCCATGGGCTTCGAGCTGGTGGCCACCAGCGGCACGCACGCCTACCTGGCCAAGAAGGGCATCGAGGCCCAGCAGGTGCAAAAGGTGAAGGAGGGCCGGCCCAACATCGTCGACAAGATCGTCGATGGGGCCATCGTGCTGGTCATCAACACGACCTTCGGCAAGCAGGAGATCGCCGACAGCTTCTCCATCCGCCGCGAGGCCCTGATGCACGGCATTCCCTACTACACGACCGTGCAGCAGGCCCGGATGGTGGTGGGGGCCCTGGAAGCCCTGCGGCGCTCGGAGCTGAGCGTCAAACCGCTCCAGGA
- the rsmD gene encoding 16S rRNA (guanine(966)-N(2))-methyltransferase RsmD: MRIVAGSARGRALQGPKPTSRHIRPTADRVRETLFNVLGQWLEGQAVLDLYAGTGALGLEALSRGAGRAVLVDSDREAQALCRQNTDALGFSSQVELLPLSVARAVEQLGQKGLSFELIFADPPYAARGVETVLEQVARSKLLTSGGMLVVEHDKREVAPDSHEGLERVDQRKFGDTVASFYRNP; the protein is encoded by the coding sequence ATGCGAATCGTTGCTGGCAGTGCCCGGGGCCGCGCCCTTCAAGGCCCCAAGCCTACGTCCCGGCACATCCGGCCCACGGCGGACCGTGTCCGGGAGACGCTCTTCAACGTGCTCGGCCAGTGGCTGGAAGGCCAGGCGGTGCTGGATCTCTATGCCGGAACGGGGGCGTTGGGACTGGAGGCCCTCTCCCGTGGGGCGGGCCGGGCGGTGTTGGTGGACTCGGACCGCGAGGCCCAGGCGCTCTGCCGCCAGAACACGGACGCCTTGGGGTTCTCCTCGCAGGTGGAGCTGTTGCCCTTGTCCGTGGCGCGGGCCGTGGAGCAACTGGGCCAGAAGGGCCTGTCCTTCGAGCTCATCTTCGCCGATCCCCCCTATGCGGCGCGGGGGGTGGAGACGGTGCTGGAGCAGGTGGCCCGGTCGAAGCTGCTGACGTCCGGGGGCATGCTCGTTGTCGAGCACGACAAGCGCGAGGTGGCGCCCGATTCCCACGAAGGGCTCGAGCGCGTGGACCAGCGCAAATTCGGGGACACGGTGGCGAGCTTCTACCGCAATCCTTGA
- the coaD gene encoding pantetheine-phosphate adenylyltransferase, which produces MPVAIYPGSFDPLTNGHLSLIQRGLKMFDRLIVAIAVNPKKTPLFSLEERKQLIREACQDSRVEVDSFQGLLVQYAQRRQVNVLIRGLRAVSDFEFEFQLANMNRKLEPDIETVFMMTGEDYFYISSQLVREVASLGGDVTGLVPANVHAKLQEKFASSVPKP; this is translated from the coding sequence ATGCCGGTGGCCATCTATCCAGGTTCCTTCGATCCGCTCACCAACGGGCACCTCAGCCTCATCCAGCGCGGCCTCAAGATGTTCGATCGGCTCATCGTGGCCATCGCGGTGAACCCCAAGAAGACGCCGCTGTTCTCGCTGGAGGAGCGCAAGCAGCTCATCCGCGAGGCCTGCCAGGACTCCCGCGTGGAGGTGGACTCGTTCCAGGGCCTGCTGGTGCAGTACGCCCAGCGTCGCCAGGTCAATGTCCTCATCCGAGGCCTGCGCGCCGTGTCGGACTTCGAGTTCGAGTTCCAGCTCGCCAACATGAACCGCAAGCTGGAGCCCGACATCGAGACCGTCTTCATGATGACGGGAGAGGACTACTTCTACATCTCCTCCCAGTTGGTCCGGGAGGTCGCCTCGCTGGGCGGAGACGTGACGGGCCTGGTGCCGGCCAACGTGCACGCGAAGCTCCAGGAGAAGTTCGCGTCCAGCGTGCCGAAGCCCTGA